A window of Rhododendron vialii isolate Sample 1 chromosome 11a, ASM3025357v1 contains these coding sequences:
- the LOC131307151 gene encoding uncharacterized protein LOC131307151 has product MLQSLPTGRFRFVTEFNIVGTTSLMSSESSRIPFLSGENFSEWKDKVLLALGCMDLDLAIREDEPPKPTNESSIAVRVAYDRWERSNRLSLMLIKTHISSSIRNSIPSCDKVNDYMKAIEEQFVSSDKALDE; this is encoded by the exons ATGTTGCAATCTTTACCCACAGGAAGATTTAGATTTGTTACTGAATTTAACATTG TTGGTACTACCTCTTTAATGTCTAGTGAGTCTTCTCGTATTCCGTTCTTAAGTGGTGAAAATTTTTCGGAGTGGAAGGACAAAGTCCTTTTGGCATTAGGGTGTATGGATCTCGATTTGGCAATTCGTGAGGATGAACCACCAAAGCCCACGAACGAGAGTTCAATTGCGGTTAGGGTTGCCTATGATCGTTGGGAGCGATCTAATCGCTTAAGTTTGATGCTTATAAAGACTCATATCAGTTCTAGCATCAGAAACTCGATCCCGTCATGCGACAAGGTAAATGACTACATGAAGGCTATTGAAGAGCAGTTTGTTAGTTCTGATAAGGCACTTGATGAATAG
- the LOC131307152 gene encoding uncharacterized protein LOC131307152, with the protein MPRRTSKGRQRIAMARIENESNLQVTFSKRRSGLFKKASEIAILCGVEVVIIVFSPGHKVFSFGHPSVEEITNRFLTGTPPPSRPTNQLMEAHRNACAHDLNIKLANIQAMLEVERQRATVLDHAIALSRSHRQCQWKAPLQELNLDELMELEGAMEGLKANVEKQSEKFMQEHQQNPSNFSQGLSSFGGGGSGSFGGGGAWTSSLGGGGTDVFSFPPGPSSFGERGICVSQFLKGSRLFRGGGGTGGALSFPTGPNSFGAGGSSGGALSFSTGPNFSRGGGGTPTFSTGPNSFGVGDALPFSIGKDFSRGGGSGVLPFSRGSSSFGGGDGALPFSTWPSTSLGGISSISGTLPFPGESSSSGRGDDGNIFPVPPGPSSFGQGGALSFPSRPSSFGSGSGSRGGAFPFSQQTSSYGRGGDGAGSGGGFY; encoded by the exons ATGCCAAGGAGGACTAGTAAGGGTCGCCAAAGGATTGCCATGGCCAGGATAGAAAATGAAAGCAACCTCCAAGTAACCTTTTCGAAACGTCGTTCTGGCCTTTTCAAGAAGGCCAGTGAGATAGCCATTCTTTGTGGCGTCGAGGTGGTGATCATCGTTTTTTCACCCGGCCATAAGGTCTTCTCCTTTGGCCACCCTAGTGTGGAAGAAATCACTAACAGGTTCCTGACTGGGACCCCTCCACCATCCCGCCCCACCAACCAGCTCATGGAGGCTCATCGGAACGCCTGTGCTCATGACCTCAATATCAAGCTGGCCAACATACAGGCTATGTTAGAAGTCGAGAGGCAGCGTGCAACTGTGCTTGACCATGCTATAGCTTTGAGCAGGAGCCATCGTCAATGCCAGTGGAAGGCTCCTCTTCAGGAGCTGAACTTGGATGAGCTTATGGAGTTGGAAGGTGCCATGGAAGGGCTCAAGGCTAACGTGGAAAAGCAAAGTGAAAAGTTCATGCAAGAGCACCAACAAAATCCTTCGAACTTTTCGCAGGGATTGAGTTCTTTTGGAGGTGGAG GGTCAGGTTCTTTTGGAGGTGGAGGTGCTT GGACGAGTTCTTTAGGAGGAGGTGGTACTGATGTTTTCTCTTTCCCCCCTGGTCCAAGTTCTTTTGGAGAACGTGGTATTTGTGTTTCGCAATTTCTCAAAGGGTCGCGTCTTTTCCGAGGTGGTGGTGGTACTGGTGGCGCTCTGTCATTTCCGACAGGACCAAATTCTTTTGGAGCAGGTGGCAGTTCTGGTGGTGCTCTGTCATTTTCGACAGGGCCAAATTTTTCTAGAGGAGGTGGTGGCACTCCAACATTTTCGACAGGGCCGAATTCTTTTGGAGTTGGTGATGCCTTGCCATTTTCCATAGGGAAGGATTTTTCCAGAGGCGGTGGCAGTGGTGTTTTGCCATTTTCTAGGGGTTCAAGTTCTTTTGGAGGTGGTGATGGTGCTCTGCCATTTTCCACATGGCCTAGTACTTCTCTCGGAGGCATCAGTAGTATTAGTGGTACTCTGCCATTTCCTGGCGAATCAAGTTCTTCTGGACGTGGCGATGATGGCAATATCTTTCCGGTTCCTCCAGGGCCGAGTTCTTTTGGACAAGGTGGTGCTCTGTCATTTCCTTCACGACCAAGTTCTTTTGGCAGTGGCAGTGGAAGTCGCGGCGGTGCTTTTCCATTTTCTCAACAAACAAGTTCTTATGGACGTGGCGGTGATGGCGCCGGTTCTGGTGGTGGGTTTTACTGA